One window of Candidatus Methylocalor cossyra genomic DNA carries:
- the ubiA gene encoding 4-hydroxybenzoate octaprenyltransferase, which yields MSHHVPVRTAWARLDAYWRLMRFHRPIGIWLLLWPALWALWIAGEGHPSPKVVSVIIAGTLVMRAAGCVINDYADRGFDPHVERTRQRPIAAGEVAPREALGLFVVLCLAGLALVLLLNPLTIALSVPGAFLAASYPFTKRYTHWPQAYLGLAFGWAVPMSFAAQTGGLPWIAWPIYLATVLWALVYDTQYAMVDRDDDLKIGVKSTAILFGAWDRLILALLQVLVLLILYGVGRGAGLGWPFDLGLAGAAGLAAYQQWLLRHREKANCFKAFLNNHWFGATVFAGIALDYLLR from the coding sequence ATGAGCCACCATGTTCCCGTCCGTACCGCCTGGGCCCGCCTGGATGCCTATTGGCGGCTGATGCGCTTCCACCGGCCCATCGGCATCTGGCTGTTGCTATGGCCGGCCCTGTGGGCCCTGTGGATCGCCGGGGAGGGCCACCCCTCCCCGAAGGTGGTTTCGGTGATCATCGCCGGGACGCTGGTGATGCGGGCGGCCGGCTGCGTGATCAACGATTACGCCGATCGCGGTTTCGATCCCCATGTGGAGCGCACCCGGCAGCGCCCCATCGCCGCCGGCGAGGTAGCGCCGCGGGAGGCCCTGGGGTTGTTCGTGGTGTTATGCCTGGCTGGCTTGGCCTTGGTATTGCTGCTCAACCCGCTGACCATCGCCCTGTCGGTGCCGGGGGCCTTCCTGGCGGCCTCCTATCCCTTCACCAAACGCTATACCCACTGGCCGCAGGCCTATCTGGGCTTGGCCTTCGGCTGGGCGGTGCCGATGAGTTTCGCCGCGCAGACCGGCGGCCTTCCCTGGATCGCCTGGCCGATCTACCTGGCCACCGTGTTGTGGGCGCTGGTTTACGATACCCAGTATGCCATGGTGGACCGGGATGACGACCTCAAAATCGGCGTCAAGTCCACGGCCATTCTGTTCGGCGCATGGGATCGGCTGATCCTTGCCCTGCTGCAGGTGCTGGTGCTGCTGATCCTCTACGGTGTGGGACGTGGGGCGGGCTTGGGCTGGCCTTTCGACCTGGGCTTGGCCGGCGCCGCCGGGCTGGCGGCCTATCAGCAGTGGTTGCTGCGGCACCGCGAGAAGGCCAACTGCTTCAAAGCCTTCCTTAACAACCATTGGTTCGGCGCCACGGTGTTCGCGGGGATCGCGCTGGATTATCTGCTGCGCTGA
- a CDS encoding chorismate--pyruvate lyase family protein — protein sequence MTAPSQLFSRPPRWVPAADPRWSVPPAVAAWLFEPGSLTHRLKALCGAEFRLRLLVQTWARPFPDEARALDLSAAHRMLVREVLLQWQDRPLVAARSIIPTRTLRGPLWGLARLGERPLGELLFASPRLERSGFELAEVDPAAWRSERVGMLELGTRAWGRRSRYVLDQGPLLVAEVFLPSLFHFESRP from the coding sequence TTGACCGCCCCCAGCCAGCTTTTTTCCCGCCCCCCTCGCTGGGTTCCCGCCGCCGATCCGCGCTGGTCGGTGCCCCCGGCGGTGGCCGCGTGGTTGTTCGAGCCCGGTTCCTTGACCCACCGCCTCAAGGCCCTGTGCGGCGCCGAGTTTCGGTTGCGCCTTTTGGTCCAGACGTGGGCACGGCCGTTCCCTGACGAGGCTCGGGCACTGGATTTGTCCGCGGCCCATCGGATGCTGGTGCGGGAAGTTTTGCTGCAATGGCAGGACCGGCCCCTGGTGGCGGCCCGCAGTATCATCCCAACCCGCACCCTGCGCGGCCCCCTGTGGGGATTGGCCCGGCTCGGCGAGCGCCCCTTGGGGGAACTGCTGTTCGCCAGCCCGCGCCTCGAGCGGAGCGGCTTCGAACTGGCCGAGGTCGATCCCGCCGCCTGGCGGTCCGAGCGGGTGGGGATGTTGGAGCTCGGCACCCGTGCCTGGGGGCGCCGATCCCGCTATGTCCTCGACCAGGGCCCGCTGCTGGTGGCGGAGGTCTTCTTGCCGTCCTTGTTCCACTTCGAGTCTCGGCCATGA
- a CDS encoding thioredoxin family protein: protein METPICEFGKPAIDFALPGVDGRTWTLEQCRGPNGLLVMFICNHCPYVKAVQERIVRDTKELKDYGIGSVAIMSNDPTDYPEDSFDNMKRVAEQFGYPFPYLYDETQEIAKAYGAVCTPDFFGYNKNLELQYRGRLDASRKETAPPDARRELFEAMKQIALTGRGPEHQIASMGCSIKWRRS, encoded by the coding sequence ATGGAAACCCCGATTTGCGAGTTCGGCAAGCCCGCCATCGACTTCGCGCTGCCCGGCGTGGACGGACGCACCTGGACGCTGGAACAATGCCGCGGCCCCAACGGCCTCCTGGTGATGTTCATCTGTAACCACTGTCCTTACGTCAAAGCGGTCCAGGAGCGCATCGTACGGGATACCAAAGAGCTCAAGGACTACGGCATCGGCAGCGTCGCCATCATGTCCAACGACCCAACCGATTATCCCGAGGATTCTTTCGACAACATGAAACGGGTGGCCGAACAGTTCGGCTATCCATTTCCCTATCTCTACGACGAAACCCAAGAAATCGCCAAGGCTTACGGGGCAGTCTGCACCCCGGACTTTTTCGGCTACAACAAGAACCTCGAACTGCAGTACCGCGGACGCTTGGACGCCAGCCGCAAGGAGACCGCCCCGCCGGATGCGCGGCGCGAGCTGTTCGAGGCCATGAAGCAGATCGCCTTGACCGGCCGTGGCCCGGAGCACCAGATCGCCAGCATGGGCTGCTCGATCAAGTGGCGCCGGTCCTGA
- a CDS encoding phosphoglycerate kinase, translated as MAFKRLTDLELAGKRVLIREDLNVPVKDGKVVSDTRIRASLPTLRHCLNAGARVMVMSHLGRPEEGRFDEENSLKPVAERLSELLGRPVPLIRDWLDGVEVGVGQLALLENVRFNRGEKQDSEELARKMAALCDVYVMDAFGTAHRAEASTHGVGRFAPVACAGLLLASELDALGKALQHPERPLLAIVGGSKVSTKLKVLDALSKQVDRLIVGGGIANTFIAAAGHSVGKSLYEADLVPEAQRLMAQAQARGGAIPVPSDVVCAKDLSEAAAATVKPVGEVAADDLILDIGPETAARYAEWIKSAGTVVWNGPVGVFEIQQFSTGTETIARAIAESQAFSIAGGGDTLAAMEKYGIQDKVSYASTGGGAFLEFLEGKKLPAVAMLEERA; from the coding sequence ATGGCGTTCAAACGTTTGACCGATCTGGAACTGGCCGGCAAGCGGGTGTTGATCCGCGAAGATCTCAACGTACCGGTGAAGGACGGCAAGGTGGTCAGCGACACCCGCATCCGTGCCAGCCTACCCACCCTCCGGCATTGCTTGAACGCCGGGGCCCGGGTCATGGTGATGTCCCACCTGGGTCGCCCAGAGGAAGGCCGCTTCGACGAGGAAAACTCGCTGAAACCGGTGGCCGAGCGCTTGTCGGAATTGCTGGGGCGGCCCGTGCCCCTGATCCGGGATTGGCTGGACGGGGTCGAGGTGGGTGTCGGCCAGTTAGCGCTGCTCGAAAACGTGCGTTTCAACCGGGGTGAGAAACAGGACAGCGAGGAGCTGGCCCGTAAGATGGCCGCTCTGTGCGACGTGTACGTGATGGATGCCTTCGGTACCGCCCATCGCGCCGAAGCCTCGACCCACGGGGTGGGGCGATTTGCCCCGGTGGCCTGCGCCGGCCTCCTGTTGGCCAGCGAGCTGGATGCCCTGGGCAAGGCCCTGCAACACCCCGAGCGGCCGCTCCTGGCCATCGTCGGCGGCTCCAAGGTGTCCACCAAGTTGAAGGTCCTGGACGCGCTGTCCAAGCAGGTGGACCGGCTGATCGTCGGCGGCGGTATCGCCAATACCTTCATCGCCGCGGCAGGCCATTCGGTGGGTAAATCCCTCTACGAGGCCGACCTGGTCCCGGAAGCCCAGCGCCTCATGGCCCAAGCCCAGGCCCGGGGCGGCGCGATCCCGGTGCCCAGCGACGTGGTGTGCGCCAAGGACCTGTCCGAGGCCGCCGCCGCCACCGTCAAACCGGTCGGCGAGGTGGCTGCGGACGACCTGATCCTCGACATCGGGCCGGAAACCGCCGCCCGTTATGCCGAATGGATTAAGTCTGCCGGCACCGTGGTCTGGAACGGACCGGTGGGGGTGTTCGAAATCCAGCAATTCAGCACTGGCACCGAGACCATCGCCCGCGCCATAGCGGAGTCCCAGGCATTCTCCATCGCCGGGGGTGGCGATACCCTGGCGGCCATGGAGAAGTACGGTATCCAGGATAAGGTGTCCTATGCCTCCACCGGCGGCGGTGCCTTCCTGGAGTTCCTGGAAGGGAAGAAGCTCCCAGCGGTGGCCATGCTGGAGGAACGCGCCTAA
- the rpoZ gene encoding DNA-directed RNA polymerase subunit omega has translation MARVTVEDCLKNVDNRFQLVLLAAKRARHLARHPEDAKVPWENDKCTVVALREVAAELITRDYLTTAPKEDRFAIERPPLPVRGMSMSDLGDEDFD, from the coding sequence ATGGCCCGAGTAACCGTCGAAGATTGCTTGAAAAATGTGGACAACCGTTTCCAGTTGGTGCTGTTGGCCGCCAAGCGCGCCCGCCACTTGGCCCGCCACCCGGAGGACGCCAAGGTGCCCTGGGAAAACGACAAGTGTACCGTGGTGGCCCTGCGGGAAGTGGCCGCCGAGCTGATCACCCGCGATTACCTCACCACGGCCCCCAAGGAGGACCGCTTTGCCATTGAGCGGCCCCCGCTCCCGGTGCGGGGGATGTCGATGTCCGATCTAGGCGACGAGGACTTCGACTGA